TGCCGCCCCGCTGCCCCGCTGCGCGTCGGGCTCCTGTTGCATCCCTTGGTCGGTTTGGGTCCAAAAAGGGAAATTTGGGGGAAGGTGAAACTTTTTTGCAGGTGCTCGCCCAGACGAGCATCGTGCATTTTGCTTTGTGGGGAGATATTTCTCTTTAACCCTTGCTGAGGAATGGGAATACGGGATGAATCGAAGCCTCGCCGGTGATGCTCGGGCtaaaaaacccagcaaaaaaaaaaaaaaaaagaaaaagcaaaaaaaaagaaagccaattccccccccaccccccacctcGATCCAGTGCAAACCGAAGCCCATCTCCTACCTGCGGTGTGCTGTCAGCCGCcggctcctctgctctgtgcctcctcCGGCGCCGGTGCCTCGGTGGTATATATAGACGGTGTGCACACCCGTCCCCACACCTCCCGCCCGGCCCCCAGCACGTGGGCTGAGCCCACCCCCGGGGGCTGAGGCAGCACTgacagctggggacaggagATGTGTGTCCCCCCGCTCTGTGCCCCTCTGTGTCGTGAACCCCGTTCCCATCAGCGGGGTGTCCTCCGGCATCGCGTTTTGGGGATGGTGTGTGGGTATGGGGTGGCTGTGTcactcccaaatccttttcTGCCAGTCCCCAGTGCGGTGTCCCCGAGCATCCTGGGGAGCAGAGGGTCGGGGGGGTTATGGAGCATGAGGGCTCAGCAGTGGGGTGTGAAGCTGGAGCATCCACTGACTATAGGGGGACACCCACCGCCATTCACCCCATAATTTCATTTAGGGCATCACGGgtttaaaatgttgcttttttcattGATGCAGCCCCAGGATGGAGAATGGGGCTCCCCCTACCCCAAAACAGCTCTGGGGGGGCACAGGGGCTCGTTAGTTTTGTTGCTCCAGCTAATGAGCGCGACCGGCATTGGTTGCgggcaggaggatggggagAACTGATTCCCAGCTCAGTGGCCAGagggggaaaatgaaaacttacCTTTGGAAAGGGAGGGGACCTCTTCCCCTACCCCAAAATGGGACGGATGCGTGCTTCATTGGGTCCATCCCAAATGAGGTGCATCCCAGCGCTCCCACCTCGGGGGCACGGCCACCTCCAGCCCTTTCCCACACCAAGCAGTGTCACCTCTGTTTTTCCATCCAGGTGACCTCGTGGCAGGTGACCCTGCTCGAAGCCACCAAGCATCCTGCAGCACCCTGAGTGTCCTGCATGACCCCAAGAAGCCTTCATCACCCTGAGCATCCTGTACCAGCCTGAGCATCCTGTACCAGCCTGAGCATCCTTCACTGCCCTGAGCATCCTTTGCCCCCCCGAGCATCCCATACCACCCAAGCATCCTGAGCTACCCCAAGAATCCTTCATCACCCCAAGAATCCTTCATCACCTTGAGCATCCTATACCACTCTGAGCATCCTGCATGACCTCGAGCATCCTTCACTGCCCTGACCATCTTTTGTTACCCCAGCATGTAGTACCACCCCGATCATCCCTCACCGCCCCGAGCATCCTTCACCACCCCACACTGGCAATTCAATAATCAAATCCGCAGCACCGCTGAGATCGTATCTCGGTAATTCCCCCTAACAACTCCCTGGGAAGGGCTGGATAGCAGAGCGAAACGGCTCCTTTTGTTTTCGCTTCGGCTCTGAAACAGCGCGCTTAATGTCCTGCTTGAGACCTCTGCTCCATGCTTGCCTGGGCAGGCATCAGAAGCCAGAAACCTATGGAATTGCTGAAAAGTGGCAGAGCTGCCTTGGGAGAGCCAGGGGAGAAGCAATCCCCCCCGCACTCGTGGCCgagcactgattttttttaataccccTATTGCTCAGTCTTCCTTTAAGCACCCAGGTTGCCGTGGTTTTTCGTGAAGGGCTTTTTCACCAAACCAAGGTGGAGGGAAGGGGATGGCACGGGGATAGGCACCTCGTCCCCTCTGGGGGGCATTTTGCAGTGGATCCCCCCCCAGAAGAATCACCATAGCCTGGTGAGAGGGAATTACCTCCAAGGCTGGGTTTTAAGCTGGTGATTtggatggggctgagctgtTTGCAAACACCATCGGGTGATGATGCCCGTGGTCTTGCTAATTAacttgggggtggggggtggggatGATTGGTGGGACAGGCTGCCATCACACTACGTGGGAATAATGCCCATTTTGTGGCCATCTCCAGGTCTAGCACCTAAATCCTGTGAGAGGGAGTAGGTTTAGGATTTGGGGAGGATTCACCCCTTTTGCAGAATGAGGGCAGAATGAAGGCTCACGGTTTCCTTCCTTTTGGGGGTCTGACACCTGGTGGGGTGAGGATGAACGTGATGAAGGCTTCTTGCTCTCCCACAGGCACAATTTCACAATTTGTCCTTTCACCCAACTGTGAGAAGACCCAACTGTTGGGTTTCCATTGCTTCAGTGAGTTGGGTGAACTCAGGAAGGGGTCTGAGGGGCTGCGATGGGGATGGGAGGAACACGATGACATCACCCCCCAATGAGATGTGTTGGGATTGGTCCTGTTTTTAGCAGGGCTTGGACCAGAGCTCCCCAGGAGGTCCCATCCCACCCCCCCATCACTTCCAGAGCAAAGCAGGGGAGAAGGCAGCACGGACATGAAATGGGCCAGGAGAACCTTTATTGAACATATAAACACATAATATATGACTGTACATAACACATAAATAAATTAGGGTTTGTTTCAGCCCCAGGAGATACAGGATGTGGTCATCTCCATAAGTAGATGGGGTTGCTCTTGGATGGTGGGGAGGCTGAAGAAATTTGTGACACCCCACCAGAAACCCTCCACCAATGTCCACTCTGCTTTGTGGGTTGATCtggagtccccatccctctCCCAGTGTTGGTTTTAGGGTCCCAACACATCAACTCTATACAAACAACAAAGACAAGTGGTGTCTTCAGAGATCATTCCATTTACTTTTCGGGATTATTTTTACCCCAAAACTTCTGCATACCGTCATCACAGCCCTTCCTCCTGGTTACTCTGTACTTGATCCCACCATCCCCAATCCccgcagccaccagcagcatgCACTCAGTGGGACCAACAAGGATTTGTGTCATCTTACTCCAAACTGCATTTTATGGAAAGCACAATTACACTCATTTAGCTGTCGCTCAAAGCGCGCAGCAGCTACTTATTAGCTGCAGCCCATCACCTCCTGCCCATAGGGATGCAAGTGCTGGGATTTGGGTttggggatggatggatgggcaCGGGTTGCTGCTCTCCATTCATCTCCActgggagggctgcagctggtTTTTGGCTCTGGTGTTTGAGACAACAAAGAGATGAGGGCAGGATGGAAGATGCTAAAGCAATCCCattttcagggggaaaaaaacatagaCCTGACACTAATTGTGCTCCAGCACATGGCATGTTATCTCCTGTATGTCCCATCTATGCCAAGAGTGGGTCACCATGCTGGAAATAGGCTCGAGCCTGGGACGGGCAGGGAAAATTGGCTCATAAGAACCATATGATaaattttggggggaaaagCTCTTGAATTTATGCAAACCTCTGCCAACGCTTCAGGGCAGGGAGGGAATTTTGTAGGCGAGGACTTCAGGAGGTGCTGTGGTGAGCATGGGTCCACATATACACACGCACACACGTGTGGGCTCAGCATCTAAAAAATGCTCAAATTCATCCTAGAGCTGCTCTGTTTATACTCAAACTCGCACTCAGGTTCCAAAAATCCCACAAGTACAGCCCAGAATTGCCCTATTTATTCTCAAACACTGGGGTCAGCACCCAAAGGACCAGGATAGGGGGTGTCAGAGCAACTTCCCCATTTGTTCCCCAGCATCGAGCTCCTTCCCGTGAAACAAATCACCAGCCCAAAAAtccctgcagcatttctgcaatCATAAATGAAGAACCAGCTCCCATCGTGTTCGTCATGAGGACCATGACCTGTCCTTGGGGCAGCGGCAGGATTTGGGGTCAGGATCGAGTTGTCAAGGCACAGGCAATGCATTCCCCAATCAATAAATAACCATAAGGGATTTCTCTGCTCAGCATCCACAAAATTGCTCATCCCACGCAACGCCGCTCGCCCCATCCCACCTGGTGCTATCCCAAGGGccacaaaaccccaaaccccaaCCCTGGTATGCTGtgctttctaaaagaaaaactgctacATCACTGTCGTCGTTGCACATAAAACCTCTGAGTCACCGGAGGGATGTGCAGCGCGTTTTAATAGAGTCCAAACTGCCCTGGTGGGTTCGGTGCTTAACAAACCCTCTGCTGGGATTTGACTTTGgttatctttatttatttagctcACTCCATTAAAAtatagagtcacagaatggtttgagttggaagggatctttaaaggccatctggtccaattcccctgcaatgaacagggacacctacaactCCAGTCCCTGAGGGGCACCACTggtcactgatctccatctggcCAAGGGGTCATTGACCACCGCTCCCTGGGGAcaatctcacaaccagttcctcatccattgaacagtccagCTATCAAATCCTTATCTTTCCAGTCTGGAGATAAGGATGTTGCCGGGGTAGTGTCACAGtccttactgaaatccagatagaTAGAACCAGCGGCTCTTCCCCTGTCTGTTGACACAGTTacaccatcacagaaggccatgTCACATTGTCACCAcctgaaaacactgcaaacaaGCTGGGAATCAGCACAGGCCTTCCCTGCATGGCCCAGAGTGGGGAGGCTGGGGGATGTGGGTGGTGAAATCACCCAAAATTTGGATGCAGCCCTCTCCCCCTCTTTCTGAGGCCAACAACTCTTAGGGGCTGCACCAGGACCATGTTGCAGAACCAGGAGGGCCAGTTCTCCCCAGCAATCTCCCAAAGAGGGATTCTGGGGCGCTCTGGGGCCCTCAGCTGGCTGGGGGTCCCCTTCCAAGACTCTGCCTCACTCCATAGGGGGCGAGCCACTCCATAGGGGGCGACCCGCGCGTTTTTCGGAGGTTCGTCCTTACCGGGCACCCGTAGCGCCGCAGAGGACTCTGAGATTTGTAGTTTCCTCCGCGCCGCCCTACCACCACGCAGGCGCAGAACTCCCCTGCCTGGGCTACGGGGAGGCGAACTGCTCGCCGATTGGTCCGGGCGAGAGGCCGGACACGCCTTCTCTGGCTTGTGATTGGTCAAACGGCGCATCCTCCCTTCTGATTGGCCAGCGATGGCTAATAGGCGGGGCGGCGAGGCGGCGGCGGGAATTGCGACGGCGGCGGTGCGGTGAGGAGAGAgatgggggagggaggggacgGGATGGGTAGGAACAGGGGAACGAAATGGGGCTAGGGGCCTGAGGGGCTGGTGAGGGCCGGGATGGGGTTAGAGGTGATGGGGGTACTTGGGGGCTGAGGAGGGCCTGGGCTGTGGGGGCACTGAGGGCCAAGGAGGGcctgggctgggggaggagcagagctgctgcccttggGGGGCTGTGGTGGGAGTGGGCTTGAGGAAGGCCGAGAGCTGTACTGTGGTGGCACTACTGAGGGCAGAGGAATGGGGTGGGAGAGGATTGGGTGAGAGGCTGGGGAAAAGGGGCCTGGAGGCGGGAGAAGTAGGGCCTGGAgggggagctgggagaggggagggcTTTTGCTGGGGTCTGGGCAGGGTTTGGGGTGGGAGGTATAAAGGGAGAGGGTTATGGGGATCGGGAGAGGGATGTTTGGGGCATGGttggaaagcagaggaagttttGGTCgagggagaaggagcagaacTTGGGGTGGTGTTGAGGTGCTTTGGAGAGGAGAGAGGTGGGAAAGGGTGCAGGGTTATGAGGGGATAGGGCTGGAGGGAAGCTTTGAGGAGGGACCAGGAGAATCCTGGAGGCCCAAATTAAGAGTAATGTGGGGTATAGGGATTTGGAGAGAGGAGTTGAGGTGGGACAGGGAGCTTCAGGTGAAGGGGAGATGTGACACAGTGGTCGTGGATGGGGCTGGAagaggcagggctggagcaaAGGAGCGAGGGATGTTTCTACATGGAGCAGGGTTTGCTGGGGATGAGGCCTTGAGGATGGGAGGATGTAGGATGGTGGCTGACGAGGATGAAAGGGGAGGTTTGGGTGAGCACAGAGGATGTAAGCAGGAAGGCAGTGGGATGGGTTAGTGGTGGGTTAGGGGGTGGTTGACAGAGCTAAAAAGTTGGAAATGAAGGACTTGCAGCTGGCGTCAGGGCATGAACTGGTAGGAAACTGATGTAGGGAGGCACTGCGTCTGTTGATGGATCAGTATGGTCACATGGGGAAAAGTGAGGTTGAAACATCTGCCAAACAGGAGAGTTTGGGCtcactttgtttctttaaaagtcAATTCTGTTCAAGTCAGTTCAGCTGTTACCCAGGAGGTCTTGTCctccccttcctgccctgctcagTGAACGTGTCCACGTcgccctttttctttctcacaaaaCTTGCTCTGCTGTGGACGGATCAATGTCACTTCCCATGCTGTTGTGTCCTACTGTGCAGTCAGCATTATACTTGATAATGCCTCGTAGTTACCATGGATATTGGCTCCCTCTTAAAACCCTGCTCTGGCTGTCAGTCCTTGTGCAGCTGCAGCGTATAATGATGTACATACCTCTAAAATTGACTCCAGTTGGAAGTATTTGCACTTGATAGTTGGTGAGCTGCTAGATTTAGGAGTTTTAAGCTTTTCATCCTCTTCTTTTCTCGGATTTTGCTGCAGGTGGCAACTGATTGTCATGTCTTCAAACATTTCCCTCTGATTTGCTGTTCACTGGGCCAAAGTGAGAGATGGCTACGGAAGCCAAGTACAGCATTATTCGGGAAGTGGGCCGAGGGAACTATGGGGTGGTTTATGAGGCAATTGTtaacaaaaccagaagcaaaGTAGCTGTGAAAAGGATGCAGTGTAACGTGCCTGAAAACGCAGAGCTGGCTTTGCAAGAGTTCTGGGCCCTGCAAAGCATCCAGAGGCAACATGAAAACGTGATCCAGTTGGAGGAGTGTATCCTGCAGAACGGCCAAGTCTTTCAGCCCATTAGTCACCATTACAGGAAGTCAGACAGCCACTTGCTGCTGATTGAGACCTGCCTGAAAGGGCGGAGGTGCATGGACCCCAAATCAGCCTGCTTTCTGTGGTTTGTGATGGAGTTCTGTGACGGTGGGAACATGAACGAGTACCTGCTGTCCCGCAGCCCAGATGCCCAGCTGAATAACAGCTtcatgcagcagctcagcagcgcTGTGGCTTTCCTGCACAGGAACCAGATTGTGCATAGAGACCTGAAAACAGACAATATTTTGATCTCTCATGAACGTGGAAATCCCATAGTAAAGGTAAGGGAATAAAACTTGGCTGTGACGAGTTTGTCATCTGTGTGCTCATGCATTACATGCTGGGGAGTGGTCTCTGGTAAATTTTGTGATACGCTCTCCTTGTAGCCTGTAATAAACTGTATTCAGAACATCTGATGTCACGCGTGGGCTGGCTTTCAGGCGACTTGGAAGGACATTTAGATCACGATGGCATGTGTCTGTAACATAATTCTTGTGCTACTTGTGCAGTTCAGGGTTGTCTAGCTTCTGCACGCTAGATAATCAGAGAGATCACGATCAGCCAAAGATGAAGcaatattttctcttcccttaaACTTTAAGAACATACCGTCCTGTTACAACAGCTGACACTTCTAATATTGCTGCCTCAAGCACATATTGATGTTCAGGGAGGCGGGGAGTTTGTGTGGGCTGATGCCCTGACTGAGGTAGAGATAGCCAGCTGCATTTCTGGTAGCACCAAACTAAAACTCTGTTAATTTCTCTAAAAAGCAGCTGTAAATCTGAAAGCCAGCTTGCTGCTCAACTTTCAGTCCCAAGAGCTCCTGTAGCTGGACATAAAATAATAGCTCAGTGCATTGCAGATAATTTATGTCTTGACCACTTAGATCGATAGCAGTATTTATACTTGGACCTGTAGAGCCATCGGGGGACATTTAAATCAATGTCATCTTAATCACTGGATAATAACAGTGATGGAAGAGATTCAGAGTGCTCACCGTGGAACAGTAAGAGCCACCTCTGCTATAACTGTGGTTGGAGGTATGTTAATGCCCGATTAGATTTAGTTAGAATGAGCATCATAGAAAGATGACAACCAGACACTGGGTTTCTTCATCCTAGGGAGAAGAGCAAACAACGGGGAAGGAGTGGGGAGTGAGCATCTCGCAGGAAATATCAGCTCTCTGTCCCCCTAGGGTTGCTGTTAGTGCCACGATAGATTTTGGAGTGGAATTTATCGAGCTGCTGTTTGTAAATGAGCTCGTGAAGTCGGTGTTTGTGAGTAGCTGCTATTTCTTCTCATCTTGTGTTGCAGGTGGCAGATTTTGGCCTCAGCAAGGTGTGTCGGGGGAAAGGGAACGTGAACCAGCACCGCTTCTCCTCTGCGTGTGGGTCAAACTTCTACATGGCTCCAGAAGTGTGGGAGGGACACTACACAGCCAAGGCTGATGTGTTTGCCCTTGGGATCATTTTCTGGGCTATGGTGGAGAGGATCACCTTCCGAGATGGAGATACTGAGAAGGAATTGCTTGGTGAGGATCAGTGCTGCCCTGTTGTCTGTAGATGTTCTGTAGGGATCCTCTGGGAGGTTTCTACCAGTCGCACTTGAGCATGTTGCTGGATGTGGCTCTTGTCAGGAATCTGCACGAGCCCTGCATTTTTCTCCCACGAGTGCAGAGCAGTCTCCCTTTCCTCTAGCACGCGTTGCTCCTAATTTGGCTGCTTTTCATATAAAGTTTCCAGAACTGGAAGGTATACCACTAGGGCAGAGGGAATGCTGCTCATGCTTGCAAGTCATTATTTTGTTCAGAAGATCATTCCTTCTGCCAGCAAATgcatgtggttttgttttctcccaagAATACTCTTGGGGATATGAAGCTTAAGGGGAAGGCTGCTTTTTGGCTTCCTTgctgtcagcctttccttactCTGAGGAACTCTCTTCAGAAGTGGGATTGGCTCTTATGGACCCCAAGGAATTTCAAGACAGAAAACTACTGGTGAGGTTTCTGTCTTACAGCTCTGTTCTTCTACAGATTTACCACCTGTAGTCTACCATTAgctcagaaatgctttgaatGCTCCTAGAACCTGCCTGGAACTGGGCTTATGAGTTTGCCTGTACCCTTGGTATATCCAAGCGATGGGATCACTTGGCTCCTTGGAACATCCTCCCAGTGCTTCAAGTTGTATACTTGGAAGGGATGTTTAGatgagctctgctgctctctggctgAGTTTCCTCTGCTTAGAGATGCAAAATCTCACGGGGCTGACTCGTCCAATGGCCCGCTCTCTGTCCGCCTCCTTCTTCCAAATCCCCCACATGTATGCACGCTTGAAATACTTTGTACTAAATGATTTCAGGAAAGTATATTGCAGTGGAAAATCCATCTCGAGAGGAGAGAATGCCAGTCATGCACATTAGCATAATAATTCAAGACATCTACTCAGTCCCTGAGACCACAGAGTACCTCTCTGTCTTTTCAATGCTTAAATTCTGAACCTAAAAGGAATTTCTATGTAGGAACTTTGAGAAGCTTTTGTGCTGC
The sequence above is drawn from the Numida meleagris isolate 19003 breed g44 Domestic line chromosome 3, NumMel1.0, whole genome shotgun sequence genome and encodes:
- the LOC110396706 gene encoding serine/threonine-protein kinase PDIK1L-like gives rise to the protein MATEAKYSIIREVGRGNYGVVYEAIVNKTRSKVAVKRMQCNVPENAELALQEFWALQSIQRQHENVIQLEECILQNGQVFQPISHHYRKSDSHLLLIETCLKGRRCMDPKSACFLWFVMEFCDGGNMNEYLLSRSPDAQLNNSFMQQLSSAVAFLHRNQIVHRDLKTDNILISHERGNPIVKVADFGLSKVCRGKGNVNQHRFSSACGSNFYMAPEVWEGHYTAKADVFALGIIFWAMVERITFRDGDTEKELLGTYICQGKELIPLGEALLENPNLKLQIPLKNKKSMPDDLCKLLHDMLAFNPKKRLDAFQLEVRIRQISYGKKCQRSLS